A portion of the Pseudarthrobacter sp. L1SW genome contains these proteins:
- a CDS encoding gluconokinase, GntK/IdnK-type, translating into MGVSGCGKTTIGDLVARELGVPFLDGDSLHPVENVAKMAAGTPLTDDDRWPWLATVGTELANAGDGGMVLACSALRRSYRDAIRQQAPDTIFLHLHGSKEVLRARTEGRTGHFMPPALLDSQLATLEPLEADEAGIVVDIAAQVDEVVREALAGIAVVARSSTASPDAAGSAGAPGTRPRQFDVDLQAAPFNLDGDAVAWVESTLAGMSLEEKIGQLFINHNNDYSPEYLDGVLENFHVGGMRYRPGPSAAVQEHIRYAQSKARIPLLVASNPEMGGAGSCDDGTFVSTHLQAGSHPDKAIARQMGQVAGVETAALGCNWAFAPIVDIHYNWRNTVISTRAFGNTPEIVVERAKEYFDGISESPTVCAMKHFPGDGVDERDQHVVTSYNTFGYEEWNRTYGHVYREMIGHGVQSIMVGHIGAPELSRHFRPGLADADILPATLSPELLQDLLRGELGFNGLVLTDASLMVGLTQAMKRKDLVPATIAAGCDMFLFFRNPAEDFQYMLDGFKSGVITEQRLHDALRRILGLKASLGLHRTPADQLVPPAEALAVIGSGEHRAIAAEIADKTVTLVKDTANNLPITPQTHPRIRLYGISGGADFTRADPLAYLDTVKEELEAAGFEVHVFKTAEQREAAGETGMNFMRVLSEEATGDYADKYDAAFVFANVKGFAQEAAIRIKWSSPMAAEIPWYVTEVPTVFVSLNQPNHLIDVPMVKTAIHAHAGSREAIRATIEKIQGKSAFQGTFNDNVFCGSFDTRL; encoded by the coding sequence ATGGGAGTGTCCGGCTGCGGCAAGACCACCATCGGCGACCTCGTGGCCCGCGAACTTGGAGTGCCGTTCCTGGACGGCGACTCCCTCCACCCCGTGGAGAACGTCGCCAAAATGGCGGCGGGCACCCCGCTGACGGACGACGACCGCTGGCCATGGCTTGCCACGGTGGGCACCGAGCTTGCCAACGCAGGCGACGGCGGTATGGTCCTGGCGTGCTCCGCGCTGCGCCGCAGCTACCGCGACGCCATCCGCCAGCAGGCACCGGACACCATCTTCCTGCACCTGCACGGCAGCAAAGAGGTCCTGCGGGCGCGGACCGAAGGGCGTACCGGCCACTTCATGCCGCCCGCCCTCCTTGATTCCCAGCTCGCCACGCTGGAACCCTTGGAGGCTGACGAGGCGGGCATCGTCGTCGACATCGCTGCCCAGGTCGACGAGGTGGTGCGGGAGGCTCTGGCCGGAATTGCCGTCGTCGCACGTTCCAGCACAGCCAGCCCTGACGCTGCCGGCAGCGCCGGTGCCCCCGGGACCCGGCCGCGACAGTTCGACGTCGACCTCCAGGCTGCGCCGTTTAATCTCGACGGCGACGCGGTCGCTTGGGTGGAGTCCACCCTGGCCGGCATGAGCCTCGAGGAAAAGATCGGCCAGCTGTTCATCAACCACAACAACGACTACTCCCCGGAGTACCTCGATGGCGTGCTGGAGAACTTCCACGTGGGCGGCATGCGCTACCGGCCCGGGCCCTCGGCTGCTGTGCAGGAGCACATCCGCTATGCACAGTCCAAGGCGCGCATCCCGCTGCTGGTGGCCTCCAACCCGGAAATGGGGGGAGCCGGAAGCTGTGACGACGGCACGTTCGTGTCCACGCACCTGCAGGCCGGCTCCCACCCGGACAAGGCCATCGCCCGGCAGATGGGGCAGGTTGCCGGGGTGGAAACCGCGGCGCTGGGCTGCAATTGGGCCTTCGCACCGATCGTGGACATCCACTACAACTGGCGGAACACGGTGATCTCCACCCGCGCCTTCGGCAACACCCCGGAGATCGTGGTGGAGCGGGCCAAGGAGTACTTCGACGGCATCAGCGAATCTCCCACGGTGTGCGCCATGAAGCACTTCCCCGGCGACGGCGTGGACGAGCGGGACCAGCACGTTGTCACCTCCTACAACACGTTCGGCTACGAGGAGTGGAACCGGACCTACGGCCACGTGTACCGGGAAATGATTGGCCACGGCGTGCAGTCCATCATGGTGGGGCATATTGGCGCGCCGGAGCTGTCCCGGCATTTCCGGCCGGGCCTGGCGGATGCCGACATCCTGCCCGCCACCCTGTCCCCGGAGCTGCTGCAGGACCTGCTCCGCGGCGAACTGGGCTTCAACGGCCTGGTCCTGACGGACGCCTCGCTGATGGTGGGGCTCACCCAGGCCATGAAGCGCAAGGACCTGGTGCCGGCCACCATCGCGGCCGGCTGTGACATGTTCCTGTTCTTCCGCAATCCCGCGGAGGACTTCCAGTACATGCTGGACGGATTCAAGTCCGGGGTGATCACCGAACAGCGCCTGCACGATGCGCTGCGGCGGATCCTCGGGTTGAAGGCGTCCCTGGGCCTCCATCGCACGCCGGCGGACCAGCTCGTTCCTCCTGCCGAAGCGCTGGCCGTGATCGGCAGCGGGGAACACCGGGCCATAGCGGCGGAGATCGCCGACAAGACCGTCACCCTGGTGAAGGACACCGCGAACAACCTGCCCATTACGCCGCAGACGCATCCCCGGATCCGCCTGTACGGCATTTCCGGCGGGGCTGATTTCACGCGCGCTGATCCGCTGGCCTACCTGGACACGGTCAAGGAAGAACTTGAGGCCGCCGGCTTCGAGGTCCACGTCTTCAAGACCGCGGAGCAGCGGGAAGCCGCGGGCGAGACAGGCATGAACTTCATGCGGGTCCTGTCCGAGGAAGCCACCGGCGACTACGCGGACAAGTACGATGCCGCGTTTGTCTTTGCCAACGTCAAGGGCTTCGCCCAGGAGGCAGCCATCCGGATCAAGTGGTCCTCGCCGATGGCCGCGGAGATCCCGTGGTACGTCACCGAGGTTCCCACGGTGTTTGTTTCGCTCAACCAGCCCAACCACCTGATCGATGTGCCGATGGTCAAGACGGCGATCCACGCCCACGCAGGGTCCCGCGAGGCCATCCGGGCCACCATTGAAAAGATCCAGGGGAAGTCCGCGTTCCAGGGCACGTTCAACGACAACGTGTTCTGCGGCTCCTTCGACACCAGGCTCTGA
- a CDS encoding maleylpyruvate isomerase family mycothiol-dependent enzyme, which yields MVARHDQTTDPVLLQSLLQARRGTAFFARKLNELPDAELDGGSLLPGWTRRHVVAHVGYNARAIARLIEWAATGVETPMYSSPEARNHEIEFGGTLSPIALRHLFDHSAVHLNVEWRDLPADAWHHKVKTAQGRTVPAEETVWMRTREVWLHAIDLDNGATFKDIPAPVLERLLGDITGAWHTRGTDAGLLVKVTGTDLVFGDTNAADPTVVTGPLPAVAQWAAGRGSHGVTATGPGAAGGVLTAPKWI from the coding sequence ATGGTTGCCCGCCACGACCAGACCACCGACCCGGTGCTCCTGCAGTCCCTGTTGCAGGCGCGCCGGGGCACGGCGTTCTTTGCCCGCAAGCTCAATGAGCTTCCCGATGCAGAGCTCGACGGCGGCAGCCTCCTCCCCGGGTGGACCCGCCGGCACGTCGTGGCACACGTGGGCTACAACGCCCGCGCCATCGCCCGGCTCATCGAATGGGCCGCCACCGGAGTGGAAACCCCGATGTACTCCTCCCCGGAGGCCCGCAACCACGAGATCGAGTTTGGGGGCACCCTCTCCCCCATCGCCCTGCGGCACCTGTTCGACCACTCGGCCGTGCACCTGAACGTCGAGTGGCGCGACCTGCCCGCAGACGCCTGGCACCACAAGGTCAAGACGGCGCAGGGACGGACCGTTCCGGCCGAGGAAACCGTGTGGATGCGCACCCGCGAAGTCTGGCTGCACGCCATCGACCTGGACAACGGCGCCACTTTCAAGGACATACCGGCACCCGTCCTGGAACGGCTCCTGGGCGATATCACCGGAGCCTGGCACACGCGCGGCACCGACGCCGGGCTCCTGGTTAAAGTCACCGGCACCGATCTGGTGTTCGGCGACACGAATGCCGCCGACCCGACAGTTGTCACCGGGCCGCTGCCCGCCGTCGCCCAATGGGCCGCCGGGCGCGGCTCCCACGGCGTCACCGCCACCGGACCGGGCGCCGCGGGAGGCGTCCTAACCGCGCCGAAGTGGATCTAG
- a CDS encoding fumarylacetoacetate hydrolase family protein yields MKLLTLRLDNGTRTTAVRQDGDTLTEIPGFADVGALLQDPAWETTAAAARGATYPLDGADLAAVVPSPGKIICVGHNYRNHIKEMGREVPEYPTLFAKYAESLIGPNDDLALPQESDTVDWEAELAVVIGKQGRRISEADAADHIAGYAVLNDVSMRDYQFRTIQWLQGKTWEKSTPFGPALVTKDEFTPGPLMTSAVDGDVQQSTPTSDLVFTPEFLVSYISTIITLNPGDVIATGTPGGVGHAQDPKRYLQEGQVLVTTIEGLGQLKNRVVKEA; encoded by the coding sequence ATGAAACTCCTCACCCTCCGCCTCGACAACGGCACACGCACGACGGCGGTCCGTCAGGACGGCGATACCCTCACCGAGATCCCCGGGTTCGCCGACGTCGGCGCCCTGCTGCAGGACCCCGCCTGGGAAACCACCGCCGCGGCGGCCAGGGGCGCAACGTACCCGCTCGACGGCGCTGACCTTGCCGCCGTCGTGCCTTCCCCGGGAAAGATCATCTGCGTGGGCCACAACTACCGCAACCACATCAAGGAAATGGGCCGGGAAGTCCCCGAGTACCCCACCCTGTTCGCCAAGTACGCCGAATCCCTGATCGGCCCCAACGACGACCTTGCCCTGCCGCAGGAATCGGACACCGTGGACTGGGAAGCCGAGCTCGCGGTCGTCATCGGCAAGCAGGGCCGCCGCATTTCCGAAGCTGACGCCGCGGACCACATCGCCGGCTACGCCGTCCTGAACGACGTGTCCATGCGCGACTACCAGTTCCGCACCATCCAGTGGCTGCAGGGCAAGACCTGGGAGAAGTCCACCCCGTTCGGCCCCGCCCTGGTCACCAAGGACGAATTCACTCCCGGCCCGCTCATGACCTCGGCAGTTGATGGCGACGTCCAGCAGTCCACCCCCACCTCGGACCTGGTGTTCACCCCCGAATTCCTGGTCTCCTACATCTCCACCATCATCACCCTGAACCCGGGCGACGTGATCGCCACCGGCACCCCCGGCGGTGTGGGCCATGCGCAGGACCCCAAGCGGTACCTGCAGGAGGGCCAGGTCCTGGTCACCACCATCGAGGGCCTGGGCCAGCTGAAGAACCGCGTGGTCAAGGAAGCCTGA
- a CDS encoding cupin domain-containing protein: MSISAENTTHESVAAGLTVPEPTPEEAAQLEQLYKDFDKENLIPLWTEIGDLMPMVPTPKAVPHVWRWNDLYPLAARAGDLVPVGRGGERRAIALANPGLGGTAYATPTLWAAIQYLGGRETAPEHRHSQNAFRFVVEGEGVWTVVNGDPVRMSRGDFLLTPGWNFHGHHNDTDEPMAWIDGLDIPFVHYADAGFFEFGTERVTDEATPDISRAERLWAHPGLRPLSGLDDTTSSPIAGYRWKYTDAALREQLLLEDEGHPATVSQGHAAVRYTNPTTGGDVMPTIRAEFHRLRAGAATETVREVGSSVWQVFEGTGTVVLNGETKQLAKGDLFVVPSWAAWSLQAESEFDLFRFSDAPIFERLNFNRTYIEGRTK; encoded by the coding sequence GTGTCCATCAGCGCCGAGAACACGACCCATGAATCAGTGGCCGCCGGGCTTACCGTCCCGGAGCCGACCCCGGAAGAGGCTGCCCAGCTTGAGCAGCTCTACAAGGACTTCGACAAGGAGAACCTGATTCCGCTGTGGACCGAGATCGGTGACCTGATGCCGATGGTCCCCACGCCCAAGGCCGTGCCGCACGTGTGGCGCTGGAACGACCTGTACCCCCTGGCTGCCCGCGCCGGTGACCTGGTACCCGTTGGCCGGGGCGGGGAACGCCGCGCCATTGCGCTGGCCAACCCGGGCCTGGGCGGCACCGCCTACGCAACCCCCACGCTGTGGGCGGCGATCCAGTACCTGGGCGGCCGGGAAACCGCGCCGGAGCACCGGCACTCCCAGAACGCGTTCCGCTTCGTGGTTGAAGGCGAAGGCGTCTGGACCGTGGTGAACGGCGATCCGGTCCGGATGTCCCGCGGGGACTTCCTGCTGACCCCCGGCTGGAACTTCCACGGCCACCACAATGACACCGACGAGCCGATGGCCTGGATCGACGGCCTGGACATCCCGTTTGTGCACTACGCCGACGCCGGGTTCTTTGAGTTCGGCACCGAACGCGTCACCGACGAGGCCACGCCGGACATCTCCCGCGCCGAACGGCTCTGGGCCCACCCCGGCCTGCGCCCGCTCTCCGGACTCGATGACACCACCAGCTCCCCCATCGCCGGCTACCGGTGGAAGTACACGGACGCCGCCCTGCGCGAGCAGCTGCTCCTCGAAGACGAAGGCCACCCCGCCACCGTCTCCCAGGGCCACGCCGCCGTCCGCTACACCAACCCCACCACCGGCGGGGACGTGATGCCCACCATCCGGGCCGAGTTCCACCGCCTCCGCGCCGGCGCCGCCACCGAGACCGTCCGCGAGGTCGGCTCCAGCGTGTGGCAGGTCTTCGAGGGCACCGGCACCGTGGTCCTCAACGGCGAAACCAAGCAGCTCGCCAAGGGCGACCTGTTCGTGGTCCCGTCCTGGGCCGCCTGGTCACTCCAAGCCGAATCAGAGTTTGATTTGTTCCGTTTCAGCGACGCACCCATTTTCGAGCGCCTGAACTTCAACCGCACCTACATCGAAGGACGCACCAAGTAA
- a CDS encoding IclR family transcriptional regulator, translated as MQKKQDARSTSPTAGRKPAQKKPVQKRPTYSIEAVDNALQLLQLLRDGGPLRLKDAAEELGVAPSTAHRLLAMLVYRGFAVQDETRRYVPGPAMGVGPAGLSWTRLLRSLAQPHMELLSAQLNETVNLMVRVGTKVRFLATVEGNNVLRVGDRQGTVMPANKTSGGKAMLAELEPHMLDQLFRSNNAEIGGDTIPDDEYPAFLRELESIRANGFAANFEGTEDGVSALGMALHNRHGHVVGALSVATPATRFRTVFDAGLVQALRECCRQLEIDIAANPAEPD; from the coding sequence GTGCAGAAAAAGCAGGACGCTCGGTCCACCTCCCCGACGGCTGGCCGCAAGCCTGCGCAGAAGAAGCCCGTGCAGAAGCGGCCCACCTATTCCATCGAGGCGGTGGACAACGCGCTGCAGCTCCTCCAGCTCCTGCGCGACGGCGGCCCGTTGCGGCTGAAGGATGCCGCCGAGGAGCTGGGGGTTGCCCCCTCCACGGCGCACCGCCTCCTGGCGATGCTGGTCTACCGGGGATTCGCCGTGCAGGACGAAACCCGGCGCTACGTTCCGGGCCCGGCCATGGGCGTGGGCCCGGCTGGGCTGAGCTGGACCAGGCTGCTGCGCTCGCTCGCCCAGCCCCACATGGAGCTGCTCTCCGCCCAACTCAACGAGACCGTGAACCTCATGGTGCGGGTGGGCACCAAGGTCCGTTTCCTGGCAACCGTTGAGGGAAACAACGTCCTGCGGGTCGGCGACCGGCAGGGGACCGTGATGCCCGCCAACAAGACCTCCGGCGGTAAGGCCATGCTGGCCGAACTGGAACCGCACATGCTGGACCAGCTCTTTCGCAGCAACAACGCCGAGATCGGCGGGGACACCATCCCGGATGACGAATATCCCGCCTTCCTCCGGGAACTTGAATCCATCCGGGCAAACGGCTTTGCAGCCAACTTCGAGGGCACCGAGGACGGGGTGAGCGCCCTGGGGATGGCGCTGCACAACCGGCACGGGCACGTGGTGGGCGCCCTCAGCGTCGCCACCCCCGCCACCCGCTTCCGGACGGTGTTCGACGCCGGCCTGGTCCAGGCGCTGCGCGAATGCTGCCGACAGCTGGAGATCGACATTGCGGCGAACCCGGCAGAGCCGGACTAA
- a CDS encoding aromatic acid/H+ symport family MFS transporter, which yields MNHTLPAAATHRSSPGASAPTSHDAFNAVSNDGHGRFSKASAAAVLVCWLLVVFDGYDLIVYGTVQSSLISETGWGLTKATAGTVGSMAFLGMMIGAIFAGRMADSWGRRRTILGCAIVFSVFTVLCAFAPSAAIFGVLRLLAGIGLGGLVPSANALVAELVPTKWRSIVATLMMSGVPIGGSIAALVGIQLIPAFGWQAMFLVAVLALVIVVPLGLKYLPETLTPAKTARPGETNAAAGEGTRAAKTASGFSSLLRAPYLGISMLFAVATIATLFAWYGLGTWLPNLMQLAGYNLGSALTFALALNLGAVAGSVITAWAGTRFGPIPTAIAAAAVAAVALVVLVSGPPVSVVYLMLVLAGVGTHGTQCLIIAAVASHYPAHLRGTALGWALGTGRIGAVVAPQVGGLLLAAGLGVNSNFLAFAGAAAVAAVLLTAVGINLKAKLSVSSSTPTTGVSNV from the coding sequence ATGAATCACACACTTCCCGCTGCAGCGACGCACCGGTCCTCGCCCGGGGCTTCCGCCCCCACGTCCCATGACGCGTTCAATGCCGTGTCCAATGATGGGCACGGCCGGTTCTCCAAGGCCTCGGCAGCGGCAGTCCTTGTCTGCTGGCTGCTGGTGGTCTTCGATGGTTACGACCTCATCGTCTACGGCACTGTCCAGTCCTCCCTCATTTCCGAAACCGGGTGGGGCCTGACCAAGGCAACCGCCGGGACGGTGGGCTCCATGGCCTTCCTGGGCATGATGATCGGCGCGATCTTCGCCGGCCGAATGGCCGATTCGTGGGGCCGCCGCAGGACCATCCTCGGATGTGCCATCGTGTTCTCCGTCTTCACCGTCCTCTGCGCCTTCGCTCCCAGCGCCGCCATCTTCGGAGTCCTGCGCCTCCTGGCCGGCATCGGGCTTGGCGGTCTGGTGCCCTCCGCGAATGCCCTGGTGGCCGAACTGGTACCCACCAAGTGGCGCTCCATCGTGGCCACACTGATGATGTCCGGTGTCCCGATCGGCGGCTCCATCGCGGCCCTCGTGGGCATCCAGCTGATTCCGGCCTTCGGCTGGCAGGCGATGTTCCTCGTGGCTGTGCTGGCACTGGTGATCGTTGTGCCCCTTGGGCTCAAGTACCTGCCCGAGACCCTTACACCGGCCAAGACGGCACGGCCCGGCGAAACCAACGCTGCGGCCGGCGAAGGAACACGTGCCGCCAAAACCGCCTCCGGGTTCTCGTCCCTGCTCCGCGCCCCGTACCTGGGCATCAGCATGCTCTTCGCCGTTGCCACCATCGCCACCCTCTTCGCGTGGTACGGGTTGGGCACGTGGCTGCCGAACCTCATGCAGCTGGCGGGCTACAACCTGGGCTCCGCCCTGACGTTCGCCCTGGCCCTGAACCTTGGCGCGGTGGCCGGCTCCGTCATCACGGCCTGGGCGGGGACGCGCTTTGGGCCAATTCCGACGGCGATCGCAGCCGCCGCCGTCGCCGCCGTCGCGCTGGTGGTGCTGGTGAGCGGACCGCCTGTGTCCGTCGTCTACCTCATGCTGGTGCTCGCCGGCGTCGGAACCCACGGCACGCAGTGCCTCATCATCGCCGCGGTGGCGAGCCATTATCCCGCCCACTTGCGGGGAACGGCACTTGGCTGGGCACTGGGCACTGGCCGGATCGGCGCCGTCGTAGCTCCCCAGGTGGGCGGCCTCCTGCTGGCTGCCGGCCTGGGCGTCAACTCCAATTTCCTTGCCTTCGCCGGTGCGGCCGCGGTTGCCGCGGTCCTGCTGACCGCCGTCGGCATCAACCTCAAAGCAAAACTTTCCGTATCCTCTTCAACCCCAACAACAGGAGTTAGCAATGTCTGA
- a CDS encoding FAD-dependent oxidoreductase, which translates to MSEHATSTDVLVIGGGMAGLAGALALRENGANVTLVERAPEFGEVGAGLQMAPNASRILRRWGLLEKALEIGVQPKHLLFRDAVTGEELTRQTLNGEFEERYGAPYVVIHRSDLHRVLLEGCEAAGVKLVNDVMVESVETVGGRGVAHTAAGVDFEADVVIGADGLRSTLRPLVADDQPVSSAYVAYRGTVPITPATPKADLEDVIVYLGPDCHLVQYPLRKGELLNTVAVFKSPSFERGEEQYGGVDELEAAYKDCVPAVQEALKNLATGIRWPMYDRDPIENWVAGRMVLMGDAAHPMLQYLAQGACQALEDAAALQDATAGTVFTADGINKDGWDEALRDFNSVRAGRTARVQRTARVWGESWHVSGLARTLRNLLFKSRKDNNFQYNDWLYGQDGDGVPSVTPKRVVEGAAA; encoded by the coding sequence ATGTCTGAGCACGCCACGTCCACCGATGTCCTGGTGATCGGAGGGGGCATGGCCGGCCTGGCCGGAGCCCTCGCCCTGCGCGAGAACGGTGCCAACGTGACCCTCGTGGAGCGCGCCCCCGAGTTCGGCGAGGTGGGTGCCGGGCTGCAGATGGCCCCCAACGCCTCCCGCATCCTCCGCCGCTGGGGCTTGCTCGAAAAGGCACTGGAAATCGGCGTGCAGCCCAAGCACCTGCTGTTCCGCGACGCCGTCACCGGCGAGGAGCTCACCCGCCAGACGCTCAACGGCGAATTCGAGGAACGCTATGGCGCGCCGTACGTTGTGATCCACCGCAGCGACCTGCACCGTGTCCTGCTGGAAGGCTGTGAAGCCGCCGGCGTCAAGCTCGTCAACGACGTCATGGTTGAGAGTGTCGAGACCGTGGGCGGCCGCGGCGTGGCGCACACTGCCGCCGGCGTGGACTTCGAGGCGGACGTGGTGATCGGCGCCGATGGCCTGCGGTCCACCCTGCGCCCGCTCGTGGCCGATGACCAGCCCGTCTCGTCCGCGTACGTGGCGTACCGCGGAACCGTGCCCATCACGCCAGCGACCCCGAAGGCCGACCTGGAGGATGTCATTGTTTACCTGGGCCCGGACTGCCACCTGGTGCAATACCCGCTGCGCAAGGGCGAACTGCTCAACACCGTTGCCGTCTTCAAGTCGCCCTCCTTCGAACGCGGCGAGGAGCAGTACGGGGGAGTGGACGAACTCGAGGCGGCCTACAAGGACTGCGTGCCGGCTGTGCAGGAAGCGCTGAAGAACCTGGCCACCGGCATCCGCTGGCCCATGTACGACCGCGACCCCATCGAGAACTGGGTGGCCGGCCGGATGGTGCTGATGGGCGACGCCGCACACCCCATGCTCCAGTACCTGGCCCAGGGCGCCTGCCAGGCCCTTGAGGATGCTGCGGCCCTCCAGGACGCCACCGCGGGCACCGTGTTTACTGCGGACGGCATCAACAAGGACGGGTGGGACGAGGCCCTCCGCGACTTCAACAGTGTCCGCGCCGGCCGGACCGCCCGGGTGCAGCGCACGGCCCGGGTGTGGGGCGAGTCGTGGCACGTGTCCGGCCTGGCCCGCACCTTGCGCAACCTGCTGTTCAAGAGCCGGAAGGACAACAACTTCCAGTACAACGACTGGCTGTACGGGCAAGATGGCGACGGCGTTCCGTCCGTCACGCCCAAGCGGGTCGTCGAGGGCGCAGCGGCTTAG
- a CDS encoding glutaminase, with the protein MTTTLAAPPLGPLLEDLVRSHRPHDERGSVPANIPFLAEVPFNRFGIAVATASGQVFSSGDADVPFSIQSISKVFTLAMALHGDTTGRLWSRVLREPSGTAFNSLVQLEVEHGIPRNPFINAGALVVTDHLMERTSDAATWLLRFLTTQAGSTGPYIDEAAAASELSGSARNLALAHFLKDFGNLQQTAESVVENYVRQCSIMMTCIELAKAGLFLAREGQGTIGPVLSPSDAKRVGSIMLTCGMYDAAGEFAYRVGLPGKSGVGGGILVIVPGECSICVWSPRLDAKGNSLAGTAALADLSDRTGWSVF; encoded by the coding sequence ATGACCACCACGCTTGCGGCGCCGCCGCTCGGCCCCCTCCTCGAAGACCTCGTCCGCAGTCACCGCCCGCACGACGAAAGAGGCTCAGTACCGGCGAACATCCCGTTCCTGGCAGAAGTTCCTTTCAACAGGTTTGGCATTGCCGTTGCCACCGCTTCCGGCCAGGTCTTCAGTTCCGGGGACGCGGACGTCCCGTTCTCCATTCAAAGCATCTCCAAAGTGTTCACCCTGGCCATGGCCCTCCACGGCGACACAACAGGAAGGCTCTGGTCCCGGGTCCTGCGCGAGCCTTCCGGCACAGCATTCAACTCACTGGTCCAACTTGAAGTTGAACACGGGATCCCTCGGAACCCCTTTATCAACGCCGGCGCTTTGGTGGTCACGGACCACTTGATGGAAAGAACGTCCGACGCCGCCACGTGGCTTTTGCGGTTCCTCACCACCCAGGCGGGCAGCACCGGTCCGTACATCGATGAGGCGGCAGCGGCCAGCGAACTGTCCGGCAGCGCCCGCAACCTGGCATTGGCGCACTTCCTCAAGGATTTTGGCAACCTGCAGCAGACTGCGGAATCGGTGGTGGAAAACTACGTCCGCCAATGCTCCATCATGATGACCTGCATTGAACTGGCCAAGGCAGGGCTATTCCTCGCCCGGGAAGGACAGGGAACGATCGGACCGGTCCTGTCTCCCAGCGACGCCAAACGCGTTGGTTCCATCATGCTGACCTGCGGCATGTACGACGCAGCCGGGGAGTTCGCGTACCGGGTGGGCCTGCCCGGCAAGAGCGGTGTGGGCGGCGGCATCCTGGTCATCGTTCCCGGTGAATGCTCCATCTGCGTCTGGAGTCCCCGGCTCGACGCCAAGGGGAATTCCCTCGCCGGCACTGCCGCCCTCGCCGACCTTTCGGACCGCACCGGCTGGTCCGTTTTCTAA